From the Brassica napus cultivar Da-Ae chromosome A8, Da-Ae, whole genome shotgun sequence genome, one window contains:
- the LOC106361191 gene encoding thioredoxin-like fold domain-containing protein MRL7, chloroplastic, which translates to MNLPVVACFAPRTPMLHTGLNYRFSDTNRSSTLFFTARIPSRNLKPLAALSSDSAPDPESNLKPKKEATESENFPTKVPRKPKRGRRSEADAVEDFVRSSLEKTFSTIREQNPEVFENKEKASFIKDRADQSDDEDDDESEGEGEMVVEEEDPDWPVDTDVGWGIKASEYFDTHPIKNVVGEDGTVIDWEGEIDDSWVKEINCLEWESFAFHPSPLVVLVFERYMRASDNWKTLKELEKAIKVYWDAKDRLPPRAVKIDLNIETDLAYALKAKECPQILFLRGNRIVYREKDFRTADELVQMIAHFYYKAKRPSWIDKANVTPYC; encoded by the exons ATGAATCTTCCAGTGGTAGCTTGCTTCGCGCCAAGAACTCCGATGCTTCACACCGGCTTGAATTATAGATTTTCCGACACGAACCGCAGTTCAACACTGTTTTTCACGGCGAGGATACCATCACGAAACTTGAAACCTCTCGCTGCTCTCTCGTCTGATTCCGCACCGGACCCTGAATCCAATCTCAAACCGAAGAAGGAAGCTACGGAGAGCGAGAACTTTCCGACGAAGGTCCCGCGTAAACCGAAGCGCGGGCGACGGAGCGAAGCGGACGCCGTGGAGGATTTCGTGAGAAGCTCCCTCGAGAAGACGTTCTCCACCATACGAGAGCAGAATCCGGAAGTGTTCGAGAACAAGGAGAAGGCGAGTTTCATCAAGGACAGAGCTGATCAAAGCGACGACGAAGACGATGATGAAAGCGAAGGAGAAGGAGAGATGGTGGTGGAAGAGGAAGATCCAGATTGGCCTGTGGATACGGATGTTGGGTGGGGAATCAAAGCTTCGGAGTACTTCGATACGCATCCCATCAAGAACGTGGTGGGAGAAGACGGGACTGTGATTGATTGGGAAGGCGAGATTGATGATAGTTGGGTTAAAGAGATCAATTGTTTGGAGTGGGAAAGCTTTGCTTTTCATCCTAGCCCTCTCGTCGTCCTCGTATTCGAGCGGTACATGAG GGCTAGTGATAACTGGAAGACGTTGAAGGAGCTTGAGAAAGCCATCAAGGTGTATTGGGATGCAAAAGATCGATTACCTCCACGG GCGGTTAAGATTGACTTGAACATCGAGACAGATTTGGCTTATGCTCTAAAAGCCAAGGAGTGTCCGCAGATTCTGTTTTTACGGGGAAACCGGATTGTGTACAGGGAGAAAG ACTTTCGTACGGCGGATGAATTGGTTCAGATGATTGCACATTTCTACTATAAAGCAAAGAGACCTTCGTGGATAGACAAGGCTAACGTAACCCCGTACTGCTAG
- the LOC106361193 gene encoding TBC1 domain family member 15 isoform X2 yields the protein MVPLVGSGKFVKMTIVSEDGQPLEESSADNQEWLVKDTVTDKRVLQWMLVLSQIGLDVIRTDRYLCFYESESNQARLWDVLAIYTWLNPDIGYVQGMNDICSPMIILLEDEADAFWCFERAMRRLRENFRTTATSMGVQTQLGMLSQVIKTVDPRLHQHLDDLDGGEYLFAIRMLMVLFRREFSFLDALYLWEMMWAMEYNPNNFSSYEKPENGTKQDPRLLKQYGKFERKYIQSGQNEQHHNTLAVFVVASVLETKNKRLLKEAKGLDDVVQILGGIAGNLDARKACKEALKIHEKFLRKANKQ from the exons ATGGTTCCTCTAGTTGGTAGTGGCAAGTTTGTAAAAATGACTATTGTTTCTGAAGATGGTCAGCCATTAGAAGAATCATCAGCAGATAATCAAGAATGGCTTGTGAAAGACACTGTTACAGACAAGCGTGTGCTCCAGTGGATGCTAGTACTGAGTCAAATAG GTCTTGATGTGATTAGAACAGATCGTTATCTCTGCTTTTATGAGAGTGAGAGTAACCAAGCAAGGCTTTGGGATGTTCTTGCTATATACACATGGTTGAATCCTGATATTGGTTATGTTCAAG GAATGAATGATATATGTTCTCCGATGATAATACTACTAGAAGATGAAGCTGATGCTTTCTGGTGCTTTGAGCGTGCAATGAGAAGACTA agAGAAAACTTTAGGACAACCGCGACGTCAATGGGGGTCCAGACTCAGCTTGGTATGCTCTCACAGGTTATTAAGACAGTTGATCCTAGGCTGCACCAACATCTAG ATGATCTGGACGGTGGAGAGTATCTATTTGCTATAAGGATGTTGATGGTTTTGTTCAGGAGAGAGTTCTCCTTCCTTGATGCCTTGTACCTTTGGGAG ATGATGTGGGCAATGGAGTacaatccaaacaatttttcatCGTATGAAAAACCAGAGAACGGAACCAAACAGGATCCAAGGTTACTGAAACAGTATGGTAAGTTTGAGAGGAAGTATATACAGAGTGGTCAAAACGAGCAACACCACAACACGCTCGCTGTTTTCGTTGTGGCGAGTGTTCTTGAAACAAAGAACAAACGTCTCTTGAAAGAAGCTAAAGGCCTAGACGACGTTGTTCAg ATATTGGGTGGTATTGCTGGTAATTTGGACGCTAGAAAAGCGTGTAAAGAAGCGTTGAAGATTCATGAAAAGTTCCTGAGAAAG GCTAATAAGCAATAG
- the LOC106361193 gene encoding rab GTPase-activating protein 22 isoform X1, with amino-acid sequence MIGCRFMWKSEDLQGFFPVRSECQADVPRTRFKSRVGKTLSRRRWQAAFTKDGHLDMERVLRRIQRGGIHPSIKGEVWEFLLGGYDPDSTFDERTKLRNHRREQYYAWKEECQKMVPLVGSGKFVKMTIVSEDGQPLEESSADNQEWLVKDTVTDKRVLQWMLVLSQIGLDVIRTDRYLCFYESESNQARLWDVLAIYTWLNPDIGYVQGMNDICSPMIILLEDEADAFWCFERAMRRLRENFRTTATSMGVQTQLGMLSQVIKTVDPRLHQHLDDLDGGEYLFAIRMLMVLFRREFSFLDALYLWEMMWAMEYNPNNFSSYEKPENGTKQDPRLLKQYGKFERKYIQSGQNEQHHNTLAVFVVASVLETKNKRLLKEAKGLDDVVQILGGIAGNLDARKACKEALKIHEKFLRKANKQ; translated from the exons ATGATTGGTTGTAGATTTATGTGGAAATCAGAAGATTTGCAAGGTTTCTTTCCAGTTAGATCAGAATGTCAAGCAGATGTTCCCAGAACACGATTCAAATCAAGGGTTGGCAAAACTCTAAGTAGAAGAAGATGGCAAGCAGCGTTTactaaagatggtcatttggaTATGGAGAGAGTTCTTCGTCGTATACAACGAGGG GGGATTCATCCATCAATCAAAGGAGAGGTTTGGGAGTTTCTGTTAGGTGGTTACGATCCAGACAGCACGTTTGATGAAAGAACCAAGCTAAGGAACCACAGAAG GGAGCAGTACTATGCTTGGAAAGAAGAATGTCAGAAGATGGTTCCTCTAGTTGGTAGTGGCAAGTTTGTAAAAATGACTATTGTTTCTGAAGATGGTCAGCCATTAGAAGAATCATCAGCAGATAATCAAGAATGGCTTGTGAAAGACACTGTTACAGACAAGCGTGTGCTCCAGTGGATGCTAGTACTGAGTCAAATAG GTCTTGATGTGATTAGAACAGATCGTTATCTCTGCTTTTATGAGAGTGAGAGTAACCAAGCAAGGCTTTGGGATGTTCTTGCTATATACACATGGTTGAATCCTGATATTGGTTATGTTCAAG GAATGAATGATATATGTTCTCCGATGATAATACTACTAGAAGATGAAGCTGATGCTTTCTGGTGCTTTGAGCGTGCAATGAGAAGACTA agAGAAAACTTTAGGACAACCGCGACGTCAATGGGGGTCCAGACTCAGCTTGGTATGCTCTCACAGGTTATTAAGACAGTTGATCCTAGGCTGCACCAACATCTAG ATGATCTGGACGGTGGAGAGTATCTATTTGCTATAAGGATGTTGATGGTTTTGTTCAGGAGAGAGTTCTCCTTCCTTGATGCCTTGTACCTTTGGGAG ATGATGTGGGCAATGGAGTacaatccaaacaatttttcatCGTATGAAAAACCAGAGAACGGAACCAAACAGGATCCAAGGTTACTGAAACAGTATGGTAAGTTTGAGAGGAAGTATATACAGAGTGGTCAAAACGAGCAACACCACAACACGCTCGCTGTTTTCGTTGTGGCGAGTGTTCTTGAAACAAAGAACAAACGTCTCTTGAAAGAAGCTAAAGGCCTAGACGACGTTGTTCAg ATATTGGGTGGTATTGCTGGTAATTTGGACGCTAGAAAAGCGTGTAAAGAAGCGTTGAAGATTCATGAAAAGTTCCTGAGAAAG GCTAATAAGCAATAG
- the LOC106361192 gene encoding casein kinase 1-like protein 6 isoform X1 has protein sequence MDNVIGGKFKLGRKIGGGSFGELFLGVSVQTGEEVAVKLEPAKTKHPQLHYESKIYMLLQGGTGIPSLKWFGVQGDYNAMVIDLLGPSLEDLFNYCNRKLTLKAVLMLADQLISRVEYMHSRGFLHRDIKPDNFLMGLGRKANQVYIIDFGLAKKYRDLQTHRHIPYRENKNLTGTARYASVNTHLGVEQSRRDDLESLGYVLMYFLRGSLPWQGLKAGTKKQKYDRISEKKVSTPIEVLCKSYPPEFVSYFQYCRSLRFEDKPDYSYLRRLFRDLFIREGYQFDYVFDWTALKHPQSSSSARSSSHGRHRVSKPGVGAGPSAEKPERVSGISFYRGIGKEIRDRFSGAVEAFARRNATGASPHENHTRHRTLDDVPSPMKPALNMVSDKGRNSSRYGSASRRAVASGSRPSSSGDQGESRGSSRVASSGGGGRPSLFQRTQAPAGAVTGYESKTASAFNRNRVTASRTARDDALRSFELLSIRK, from the exons ATGGATAATGTAATCGGCGGCAAGTTTAAGCTTGGTCGTAAGATCGGCGGTGGCTCTTTCGGAGAGCTTTTTCTAG GTGTAAGCGTGCAGACCGGAGAAGAAGTCGCTGTAAAGCTG GAGCCTGCGAAGACTAAGCATCCACAGCTTCATTATGAGTCCAAGATATACATGCTTCTACAAGGGGGAA CTGGCATCCCTAGCCTCAAGTGGTTTGGGGTTCAGGGAGACTACAATGCGATGGTGATTGATCTGCTTGGACCGAGTTTGGAGGATTTGTTCAACTATTGTAATAGGAAACTCACTTTGAAGGCAGTTTTGATGCTTGCGGATCAACTG ATTAGCAGAGTTGAGTATATGCATTCAAGGGGGTTTCTTCACCGGGACATCAAACCAGACAATTTCTTGATGGGACTTGGTCGTAAAGCTAACCAG GTGTATATCATTGATTTTGGACTTGCAAAGAAGTATAGGGATCTCCAAACACATAGACACATCCCCTACAG AGAAAACAAGAATCTTACGGGCACAGCTCGGTATGCTAGCGTCAACACCCACCTTGGAGTTG AGCAAAGTCGGAGAGATGATCTAGAGTCTCTTGGTTACGTGCTCATGTATTTCCTCAGAGGAAG CCTCCCATGGCAGGGACTAAAAGCTGGCACAAAGAAGCAAAAGTATGACAGAATCAGCGAGAAGAAAGTTTCAACTCCTATAGAG GTCTTGTGCAAGTCCTATCCACCCGAGTTCGTATCATACTTTCAATACTGCAGGTCTTTGCGATTCGAAGACAAACCAGACTACTCCTATCTAAGGAGGCTATTCCGAGACTTGTTTATCCGTGAAGGTTATCAGTTTGACTATGTATTCGACTGGACTGCATTGAAACACCCTCAGAGTAGTTCCAGTGCCCGTTCCAGCTCCCACGGAAGA cATCGTGTCAGTAAACCAGGGGTGGGTGCAGGACCGTCTGCTGAAAAGCCTGAAAGGGTTTCAGGTATTTCTTTTTACAGAGGTA TTGGGAAGGAGATCCGCGATAGATTCTCAGGTGCGGTTGAAGCATTCGCGAGAAGGAACGCTACTGGAGCCAGTCCCCATGAAAACCATACTAGACATCGAACTCTTGACGATGTCCCTTCACCAATGAAACCTGCTCTg AATATGGTATCTGATAAAGGAAGAAACTCTTCCAGATACGGCAGTGCTTCGAGGAGAGCAGTAGCCTCTGGAAGTAGACCAAGCTCATCAGGTGACCAAGGAGAGAGCCGCGGCTCAAGCCGTGTGGCCTCAAGCGGCGGCGGTGGCAGACCATCACTCTTTCAGAGAACACAAGCGCCAGCTGGTGCTGTGACCGGATACGAGTCAAAGACAGCCTCTGCCTTTAACCGCAACAGAGTGACTGCTTCAAGGACGGCACGTGATGATGCTCTCAGAAGCTTCGAGCTTCTTTCCATCCGCAAATGA
- the LOC106361192 gene encoding casein kinase 1-like protein 6 isoform X3, whose protein sequence is MDNVIGGKFKLGRKIGGGSFGELFLGVSVQTGEEVAVKLEPAKTKHPQLHYESKIYMLLQGGTGIPSLKWFGVQGDYNAMVIDLLGPSLEDLFNYCNRKLTLKAVLMLADQLISRVEYMHSRGFLHRDIKPDNFLMGLGRKANQVYIIDFGLAKKYRDLQTHRHIPYRENKNLTGTARYASVNTHLGVEQSRRDDLESLGYVLMYFLRGSLPWQGLKAGTKKQKYDRISEKKVSTPIEVLCKSYPPEFVSYFQYCRSLRFEDKPDYSYLRRLFRDLFIREGYQFDYVFDWTALKHPQSSSSARSSSHGRHRVSKPGVGAGPSAEKPERVSVGKEIRDRFSGAVEAFARRNATGASPHENHTRHRTLDDVPSPMKPALNMVSDKGRNSSRYGSASRRAVASGSRPSSSGDQGESRGSSRVASSGGGGRPSLFQRTQAPAGAVTGYESKTASAFNRNRVTASRTARDDALRSFELLSIRK, encoded by the exons ATGGATAATGTAATCGGCGGCAAGTTTAAGCTTGGTCGTAAGATCGGCGGTGGCTCTTTCGGAGAGCTTTTTCTAG GTGTAAGCGTGCAGACCGGAGAAGAAGTCGCTGTAAAGCTG GAGCCTGCGAAGACTAAGCATCCACAGCTTCATTATGAGTCCAAGATATACATGCTTCTACAAGGGGGAA CTGGCATCCCTAGCCTCAAGTGGTTTGGGGTTCAGGGAGACTACAATGCGATGGTGATTGATCTGCTTGGACCGAGTTTGGAGGATTTGTTCAACTATTGTAATAGGAAACTCACTTTGAAGGCAGTTTTGATGCTTGCGGATCAACTG ATTAGCAGAGTTGAGTATATGCATTCAAGGGGGTTTCTTCACCGGGACATCAAACCAGACAATTTCTTGATGGGACTTGGTCGTAAAGCTAACCAG GTGTATATCATTGATTTTGGACTTGCAAAGAAGTATAGGGATCTCCAAACACATAGACACATCCCCTACAG AGAAAACAAGAATCTTACGGGCACAGCTCGGTATGCTAGCGTCAACACCCACCTTGGAGTTG AGCAAAGTCGGAGAGATGATCTAGAGTCTCTTGGTTACGTGCTCATGTATTTCCTCAGAGGAAG CCTCCCATGGCAGGGACTAAAAGCTGGCACAAAGAAGCAAAAGTATGACAGAATCAGCGAGAAGAAAGTTTCAACTCCTATAGAG GTCTTGTGCAAGTCCTATCCACCCGAGTTCGTATCATACTTTCAATACTGCAGGTCTTTGCGATTCGAAGACAAACCAGACTACTCCTATCTAAGGAGGCTATTCCGAGACTTGTTTATCCGTGAAGGTTATCAGTTTGACTATGTATTCGACTGGACTGCATTGAAACACCCTCAGAGTAGTTCCAGTGCCCGTTCCAGCTCCCACGGAAGA cATCGTGTCAGTAAACCAGGGGTGGGTGCAGGACCGTCTGCTGAAAAGCCTGAAAGGGTTTCAG TTGGGAAGGAGATCCGCGATAGATTCTCAGGTGCGGTTGAAGCATTCGCGAGAAGGAACGCTACTGGAGCCAGTCCCCATGAAAACCATACTAGACATCGAACTCTTGACGATGTCCCTTCACCAATGAAACCTGCTCTg AATATGGTATCTGATAAAGGAAGAAACTCTTCCAGATACGGCAGTGCTTCGAGGAGAGCAGTAGCCTCTGGAAGTAGACCAAGCTCATCAGGTGACCAAGGAGAGAGCCGCGGCTCAAGCCGTGTGGCCTCAAGCGGCGGCGGTGGCAGACCATCACTCTTTCAGAGAACACAAGCGCCAGCTGGTGCTGTGACCGGATACGAGTCAAAGACAGCCTCTGCCTTTAACCGCAACAGAGTGACTGCTTCAAGGACGGCACGTGATGATGCTCTCAGAAGCTTCGAGCTTCTTTCCATCCGCAAATGA
- the LOC106361192 gene encoding casein kinase 1-like protein 6 isoform X2, protein MDNVIGGKFKLGRKIGGGSFGELFLGVSVQTGEEVAVKLEPAKTKHPQLHYESKIYMLLQGGTGIPSLKWFGVQGDYNAMVIDLLGPSLEDLFNYCNRKLTLKAVLMLADQLISRVEYMHSRGFLHRDIKPDNFLMGLGRKANQVYIIDFGLAKKYRDLQTHRHIPYRENKNLTGTARYASVNTHLGVEQSRRDDLESLGYVLMYFLRGSLPWQGLKAGTKKQKYDRISEKKVSTPIEVLCKSYPPEFVSYFQYCRSLRFEDKPDYSYLRRLFRDLFIREGYQFDYVFDWTALKHPQSSSSARSSSHGRHRVSKPGVGAGPSAEKPERVSGISFYRVGKEIRDRFSGAVEAFARRNATGASPHENHTRHRTLDDVPSPMKPALNMVSDKGRNSSRYGSASRRAVASGSRPSSSGDQGESRGSSRVASSGGGGRPSLFQRTQAPAGAVTGYESKTASAFNRNRVTASRTARDDALRSFELLSIRK, encoded by the exons ATGGATAATGTAATCGGCGGCAAGTTTAAGCTTGGTCGTAAGATCGGCGGTGGCTCTTTCGGAGAGCTTTTTCTAG GTGTAAGCGTGCAGACCGGAGAAGAAGTCGCTGTAAAGCTG GAGCCTGCGAAGACTAAGCATCCACAGCTTCATTATGAGTCCAAGATATACATGCTTCTACAAGGGGGAA CTGGCATCCCTAGCCTCAAGTGGTTTGGGGTTCAGGGAGACTACAATGCGATGGTGATTGATCTGCTTGGACCGAGTTTGGAGGATTTGTTCAACTATTGTAATAGGAAACTCACTTTGAAGGCAGTTTTGATGCTTGCGGATCAACTG ATTAGCAGAGTTGAGTATATGCATTCAAGGGGGTTTCTTCACCGGGACATCAAACCAGACAATTTCTTGATGGGACTTGGTCGTAAAGCTAACCAG GTGTATATCATTGATTTTGGACTTGCAAAGAAGTATAGGGATCTCCAAACACATAGACACATCCCCTACAG AGAAAACAAGAATCTTACGGGCACAGCTCGGTATGCTAGCGTCAACACCCACCTTGGAGTTG AGCAAAGTCGGAGAGATGATCTAGAGTCTCTTGGTTACGTGCTCATGTATTTCCTCAGAGGAAG CCTCCCATGGCAGGGACTAAAAGCTGGCACAAAGAAGCAAAAGTATGACAGAATCAGCGAGAAGAAAGTTTCAACTCCTATAGAG GTCTTGTGCAAGTCCTATCCACCCGAGTTCGTATCATACTTTCAATACTGCAGGTCTTTGCGATTCGAAGACAAACCAGACTACTCCTATCTAAGGAGGCTATTCCGAGACTTGTTTATCCGTGAAGGTTATCAGTTTGACTATGTATTCGACTGGACTGCATTGAAACACCCTCAGAGTAGTTCCAGTGCCCGTTCCAGCTCCCACGGAAGA cATCGTGTCAGTAAACCAGGGGTGGGTGCAGGACCGTCTGCTGAAAAGCCTGAAAGGGTTTCAGGTATTTCTTTTTACAGAG TTGGGAAGGAGATCCGCGATAGATTCTCAGGTGCGGTTGAAGCATTCGCGAGAAGGAACGCTACTGGAGCCAGTCCCCATGAAAACCATACTAGACATCGAACTCTTGACGATGTCCCTTCACCAATGAAACCTGCTCTg AATATGGTATCTGATAAAGGAAGAAACTCTTCCAGATACGGCAGTGCTTCGAGGAGAGCAGTAGCCTCTGGAAGTAGACCAAGCTCATCAGGTGACCAAGGAGAGAGCCGCGGCTCAAGCCGTGTGGCCTCAAGCGGCGGCGGTGGCAGACCATCACTCTTTCAGAGAACACAAGCGCCAGCTGGTGCTGTGACCGGATACGAGTCAAAGACAGCCTCTGCCTTTAACCGCAACAGAGTGACTGCTTCAAGGACGGCACGTGATGATGCTCTCAGAAGCTTCGAGCTTCTTTCCATCCGCAAATGA